The following are from one region of the Candidatus Hydrogenedentota bacterium genome:
- a CDS encoding sigma-70 family RNA polymerase sigma factor, which produces MNETHEQPTDETLAERARDGDTRAFEMLVKRYQQPLFNYIRRMIGNASDAEDLFQDTFMKVYSHLERFRPEGSFRGWLYRIATNTCRDALRRRKLRRAFSLDTGLGPGDAPPGERYASGAPNPAEKAAEAELAGRLAAAVQSLSIKHRSVFLMARYEGMSYEEISQSLGIPVGTVKSRMNTAVNALMDALEELS; this is translated from the coding sequence ATGAACGAAACACACGAACAACCGACCGATGAAACGCTGGCTGAGCGTGCGCGCGACGGGGATACCCGTGCGTTCGAGATGCTCGTCAAACGATACCAGCAGCCGTTGTTCAACTACATCCGCCGGATGATCGGCAACGCATCGGACGCGGAGGACCTGTTCCAGGACACGTTCATGAAGGTTTACAGCCATCTCGAGCGGTTTCGGCCCGAAGGAAGCTTTCGCGGCTGGCTCTACCGCATCGCCACCAACACCTGCCGCGATGCTCTGCGCCGCCGGAAACTGCGCCGGGCATTCTCGTTGGACACCGGCCTGGGTCCCGGCGACGCGCCACCTGGCGAACGGTATGCGTCCGGCGCTCCCAATCCAGCGGAGAAGGCCGCGGAGGCCGAACTGGCAGGACGGTTGGCAGCGGCGGTTCAGTCGCTATCCATCAAGCACCGGTCCGTGTTCCTCATGGCCCGCTACGAGGGCATGAGCTACGAGGAGATTTCGCAAAGCCTGGGAATCCCCGTGGGCACCGTGAAATCACGCATGAACACGGCGGTGAACGCGTTAATGGACGCGCTGGAGGAACTGTCATGA